Proteins encoded in a region of the Panthera uncia isolate 11264 chromosome B2 unlocalized genomic scaffold, Puncia_PCG_1.0 HiC_scaffold_24, whole genome shotgun sequence genome:
- the SPACA1 gene encoding sperm acrosome membrane-associated protein 1 has product MSPGGAGCSNGLLLTVGWLLLAGLRSACGTNVTAVQDPSLAPEGEGENEGEEEAENEAEAESEAQTLPEEDVSNNTAVKEVEFGMCTVTCGVGIREVILTNGCPGGESKCIVRVEECRGPVDCGWGRPISESLDSVRMACTHISPVNRFKYIWKLLRPEQQPVILANDSAILEVRRQVRPLVFECATLDNNEIVASIKFTVYTTSELQMKRSSRPDTDAVLVFVLTIGVIICIFVIFVLIFIIINWGAVKSFWGEKSSSTEIPSELSSVRYKDSTSLDQSPTEIPGTEDDALSEWNE; this is encoded by the exons ATGAGCCCCGGGGGCGCGGGCTGCTCCAACGGGCTGCTGCTGACCGTGGGTTGGCTTCTCCTGGCGGGCCTCCGGTCCGCGTGTGGGACGAACGTCACTGCCGTCCAGGATCCCAGCTTGGCCCCCGAGGGCGAGGGCGAGAATGAGGGCGAGGAGGAGGCCGAGAACGAGGCCGAGGCTGAGAGCGAGGCCCAAACTCTGCCAGAGGAGGATG TTTCAAATAATACAGCAGTCAAAGAAGTAGAATTTGGGATGTGCACCGTTACATGTG GTGTTGGTATTAGAGAAGTTATCCTAACAAATGGATGCCCTGGAGGTGAATCCAAGTGTATTGTACGGGTGGAAGAATGCCGTGGACCAGTAGATTGTGGCT gGGGTAGACCAATTTCAGAAAGTCTTGACAGTGTTAGAATGGCCTGTACTCATATATCTCCTGTAAATCgtttcaaatatatttggaaacttCTAAGGCCAGAGCAA cAACCTGTTATCCTTGCAAATGATTCAGCAATCCTGGAAGTACGCAGGCAAGTTCGCCCCTTGGTTTTCGAGTGTGCCACCTTGGATAATAATGAAATAGTAGCATCTATTAAATTCACAGTCTATACAACAAGTG aATTGCAAATGAAAAGATCAAGCCGACCAGACACTGATGCAGTCCTAGTTTTTGTGCTGACCATAGGAGTTATTATCTGTATATTTGTGATCTTTGTACTGATATTCATAATTATAAACTG ggGGGCAGTCAAGTCTTTCTGGGGGGAGAAATCCTCATCAACTGAGATACCGTCTGAGCTGAGCTCAGTGAGATACAAAGATTCAACTTCTCTTGACCAATCACCAACAGAAATACCTGGAACTGAAGATGATGCTTTAAGTGAATGGAATGAATGA